A single Brachybacterium sillae DNA region contains:
- the pcrA gene encoding DNA helicase PcrA yields MGSYLFDDIPLPADLVARPAPGPDLHALVDGLNPPQREAVEHRGSPLLIVAGAGSGKTRVLTRRIAHLLATREALPGEILAITFTNKAAAEMRERVEELVGPAARGMWVSTFHSACVRILRREAEAAGLRSSFTIYDAADSLRLITSIAKDQGLDVKKNPPRGIAARISSWKNDLVDPIDTADAAESSRNPWEKTLAAVYTAYTERLRQANAVDFDDLIGLTVQLLRENPAVRESYRRRFRHVLVDEYQDTNAAQYALVRELVGDDPTADLTVVGDSDQSIYAFRGATIRNIIEFEQDFPSARTIVLEQNYRSTQNILTAANAVIRENPHRRDKTLWTAAGEGDPITLYVADDDQAEARYIGRQIDALVDAGRSTGDIAVFYRTNAQSRSLEDQLVRMGLPYRVIGGTRFYERREIKDAIAYLHVLQNRDDEINLRRILNVPKRGIGDRAEAAVALLAEQERIGFAEALRRAEEAPGIATRSLGAIRSFVQMIDELRERIGEGPAALLEAVLDRSGYTAELQSSDDPQDESRLENLAELVSVAAEFEAQVEAEAAAASEYAEEGEAALPEVDDPEAPLLDRFLEKVSLVADSDQLPEGEDNFVTLMTLHTAKGLEFPVVFLTGMEDGTFPHQRSLQDPQQLEEERRLAYVGITRAREKLYLTRAQMRAAWGAPQFMPASRFLDEVPGQVLDVARAGSSYGGSFAGSIARGPSVTGLGVGGGRRDISRPSFGSGRTPTRTADLPSLTVGDRVTHDTFGMGTVAAVSGEGDRTQVEIVFREPTGRKRLLLRYAPITKL; encoded by the coding sequence ATGGGCTCCTACCTCTTCGATGACATCCCCCTGCCCGCGGACCTCGTGGCCCGCCCGGCGCCGGGGCCGGATCTGCACGCCCTGGTGGACGGGCTGAACCCGCCGCAGCGGGAGGCGGTCGAACACCGGGGGTCGCCGCTGCTGATCGTCGCGGGTGCCGGTTCGGGCAAGACGCGGGTGCTGACCCGGCGCATCGCCCATCTGCTGGCCACCCGGGAAGCCCTGCCGGGGGAGATCCTCGCCATCACCTTCACCAACAAGGCCGCGGCGGAGATGCGGGAGCGGGTCGAGGAGCTCGTCGGGCCCGCCGCCCGCGGGATGTGGGTGTCGACCTTCCACTCCGCCTGCGTGCGGATCCTGCGGCGGGAGGCCGAGGCCGCGGGACTGCGCAGCAGCTTCACCATCTACGACGCCGCCGACTCCCTGCGCCTGATCACCTCGATCGCCAAGGACCAGGGCCTGGACGTGAAGAAGAACCCGCCCCGCGGGATCGCCGCCCGGATCTCCTCCTGGAAGAACGACCTGGTGGATCCGATCGACACGGCCGATGCGGCGGAGTCCTCCCGCAATCCGTGGGAGAAGACCCTGGCGGCGGTCTACACGGCGTACACGGAGCGGCTGCGGCAGGCGAACGCCGTCGACTTCGACGACCTGATCGGCCTGACGGTGCAGCTGCTGCGGGAGAACCCGGCGGTGCGGGAGTCGTACCGGCGGCGGTTCCGGCACGTTCTGGTCGACGAGTACCAGGACACCAACGCCGCCCAGTACGCCCTGGTGCGGGAGCTCGTCGGAGACGACCCGACCGCGGACCTCACCGTGGTGGGTGACTCCGACCAGTCGATCTACGCCTTCCGCGGCGCCACCATCCGCAACATCATCGAGTTCGAGCAGGACTTCCCCTCGGCCCGGACCATCGTGCTGGAGCAGAACTACCGCTCCACCCAGAACATCCTCACCGCCGCGAACGCGGTGATCCGTGAGAACCCGCACCGTCGCGACAAGACCCTGTGGACGGCCGCGGGCGAGGGCGACCCGATCACCCTGTATGTGGCCGACGATGACCAGGCAGAGGCCCGGTACATCGGCCGACAGATCGACGCTCTGGTGGATGCGGGCCGCTCCACCGGGGACATCGCGGTGTTCTACCGCACCAACGCACAGTCGCGCTCCCTGGAGGACCAGCTGGTGCGGATGGGATTGCCGTACCGGGTGATCGGCGGCACCCGCTTCTACGAGCGGCGGGAGATCAAGGACGCCATCGCGTACCTGCATGTGCTGCAGAACCGCGACGACGAGATCAACCTGCGGCGCATCCTCAACGTGCCCAAGCGCGGCATCGGTGACCGCGCCGAGGCCGCCGTGGCGCTGCTGGCGGAGCAGGAGCGGATCGGTTTCGCCGAGGCCCTGCGCCGCGCCGAGGAGGCCCCGGGGATCGCCACCCGCTCCCTGGGGGCGATCCGCAGCTTCGTGCAGATGATCGATGAGCTGCGCGAACGGATCGGTGAGGGGCCGGCGGCGCTGCTGGAGGCGGTGCTGGACCGCTCCGGGTACACCGCGGAACTGCAGTCCAGCGACGACCCGCAGGACGAGTCGCGGCTGGAGAACCTCGCGGAGCTGGTGTCGGTGGCCGCCGAGTTCGAGGCCCAGGTCGAGGCCGAGGCCGCCGCGGCGAGTGAGTACGCCGAGGAGGGTGAGGCCGCGCTGCCGGAGGTCGACGACCCGGAGGCGCCGCTGCTGGACCGCTTCCTGGAGAAGGTGTCCCTGGTGGCGGATTCCGATCAGCTGCCGGAGGGGGAGGACAACTTCGTCACCCTCATGACCCTCCACACCGCGAAGGGTCTGGAGTTCCCGGTGGTGTTCCTCACCGGGATGGAGGACGGCACCTTCCCGCATCAGCGGTCCCTGCAGGACCCGCAGCAGCTGGAGGAGGAGCGGCGCCTGGCGTACGTCGGCATCACCCGCGCCCGGGAGAAGCTGTACCTCACGCGCGCCCAGATGCGCGCCGCCTGGGGCGCCCCGCAGTTCATGCCGGCCAGTCGCTTCCTCGACGAGGTGCCCGGACAGGTGCTCGATGTCGCCCGGGCGGGTTCCAGCTATGGGGGCTCTTTCGCCGGGTCCATCGCCCGTGGCCCGTCGGTGACGGGGCTGGGTGTCGGGGGTGGGCGCCGCGACATCTCCCGTCCGTCGTTCGGGTCGGGCCGCACGCCCACGCGCACCGCGGATCTGCCGAGCCTCACGGTCGGGGACCGCGTCACCCACGACACCTTCGGGATGGGCACCGTCGCGGCGGTGTCGGGCGAGGGTGACAGGACCCAGGTGGAGATCGTGTTCCGTGAGCCCACCGGACGCAAACGGCTGCTGTTGCGCTACGCGCCGATCACGAAGCTGTAG
- a CDS encoding flippase-like domain-containing protein: MPTTTPEDLVYARLTRPRRPPVLRTLLSLALAVLLIGVVLPWLLDVSWPQILRVVGAADPLLVGVMVLVGAGTLLCEVGALRAAMLPLRGAEALRLGTALQALALAVPGGGPIGIAALLVAVRRRGVSVADALTGVAILSLMDLLLSSLLPLVGAVALTIADAGPLWLRLVLAVSGVLGLGLGGAVLALLLRPGSLDGVLARLEFLPPESARELVRTQQFRSRRLLAEHGLAVAGLPVASRLLQLVAWFLALAATGVAVGPAAAIGVFALGRSLAQLPLTPGGTGITEAASAAALSTLGVDAAEAAAASLLPSLALVVLPLVLGAFTAPTLLRRER; the protein is encoded by the coding sequence ATGCCGACCACCACCCCTGAGGACCTGGTCTACGCGCGTCTGACCCGCCCCCGACGCCCCCCGGTGCTGCGGACGCTGCTGTCCCTGGCACTGGCGGTGCTCCTCATCGGGGTGGTGCTGCCGTGGCTGCTGGACGTGTCCTGGCCGCAGATCCTGCGCGTCGTGGGGGCGGCCGATCCGCTGCTGGTCGGGGTGATGGTGCTGGTGGGCGCGGGTACCCTGCTGTGCGAGGTGGGGGCGCTGCGCGCGGCCATGCTGCCACTGCGGGGGGCCGAGGCGCTGCGCCTGGGCACCGCTCTGCAGGCCCTCGCCCTGGCCGTACCCGGGGGCGGCCCGATCGGCATCGCGGCCCTGCTGGTCGCGGTGCGCCGCCGCGGGGTGAGCGTCGCGGACGCCCTGACGGGAGTCGCGATCCTCAGTCTGATGGACCTGCTGCTCTCATCCCTGTTGCCCCTGGTGGGGGCCGTCGCCCTGACGATCGCGGATGCCGGGCCACTGTGGCTGCGGCTGGTGCTGGCCGTGAGCGGCGTACTGGGCCTCGGCCTCGGGGGTGCGGTGCTCGCCCTGCTGCTGCGGCCGGGCTCCCTCGATGGGGTGCTGGCACGTCTGGAGTTCCTGCCGCCGGAGAGCGCGCGGGAGCTGGTACGCACTCAGCAGTTCCGCAGCCGTCGCCTCCTGGCGGAGCACGGCCTGGCAGTGGCCGGTCTCCCGGTGGCATCGCGGCTGTTGCAGCTTGTGGCCTGGTTCCTCGCCCTGGCCGCGACCGGGGTCGCCGTCGGTCCGGCCGCCGCGATCGGGGTCTTCGCGCTGGGGCGCTCCCTGGCGCAGCTGCCGCTCACCCCCGGCGGCACCGGCATCACCGAGGCGGCCTCCGCCGCCGCGCTGTCCACGCTCGGGGTGGATGCGGCCGAGGCCGCCGCCGCGTCCCTGCTGCCGTCGCTCGCCCTGGTGGTGCTGCCGCTGGTGCTCGGGGCGTTCACCGCGCCGACGCTGCTGCGCCGGGAGCGCTGA
- a CDS encoding alpha/beta hydrolase, with protein MHRDGPADGEPVLVLHGWSDYVFDRPLLERLAARGHDVWALDLRKHGRSLRPGQTPTAIDSLLDLDDEIGAALTVIGRHRPPVLVAHSTGGLVAALWAARYPWSIRGLVLNSPWLDMHLTTWLGRVARRPVARLARPGRALPRGWSHYARTVHRDYGGTYDFDLEWKPARGHPLPLSTLGAVLEAQHLLRHAPAITLPTLVLHSDRSLLGPRFREGMRRADTVLDVRTLARAARRLGPQVQVEAIPGARHDVFLSESAVRERAIRRVETFLDGLSAPGAAASAR; from the coding sequence GTGCATCGTGACGGCCCGGCCGACGGGGAGCCGGTGCTGGTGCTCCACGGCTGGTCCGACTACGTCTTCGACCGTCCACTGCTGGAGCGCCTCGCCGCCCGCGGCCATGACGTGTGGGCGCTGGACCTGCGCAAGCACGGCCGCAGCCTGCGCCCCGGGCAGACCCCGACGGCCATCGATTCCCTGCTGGACCTCGACGACGAGATCGGCGCGGCCCTCACCGTCATCGGCCGACACCGGCCACCGGTGCTGGTGGCGCATTCCACGGGTGGGCTCGTCGCCGCGCTTTGGGCGGCCCGGTACCCGTGGAGCATCCGCGGCCTCGTGTTGAACTCACCGTGGCTCGACATGCACCTGACCACCTGGCTGGGGCGGGTGGCCCGCCGGCCGGTGGCGAGGCTGGCCCGGCCGGGGCGCGCCCTGCCGCGGGGATGGTCGCATTACGCCCGGACGGTGCACCGCGACTACGGCGGAACGTACGATTTCGATCTGGAGTGGAAACCGGCCCGGGGTCACCCCCTGCCGCTGAGCACTCTCGGTGCCGTGCTGGAGGCCCAGCATCTGCTGCGTCACGCCCCGGCGATCACCCTGCCGACGCTGGTGCTCCATTCCGACCGGTCACTGCTCGGCCCCCGGTTCCGTGAGGGCATGCGCCGGGCCGACACGGTGCTGGACGTGCGCACCCTCGCGCGGGCCGCTCGGCGGCTGGGACCGCAGGTGCAGGTGGAGGCGATCCCCGGGGCCCGGCACGACGTGTTCCTCTCCGAGTCGGCGGTGCGGGAGCGAGCGATTCGTCGGGTGGAGACGTTTCTCGACGGCCTCAGCGCTCCCGGCGCAGCAGCGTCGGCGCGGTGA
- a CDS encoding BldC family transcriptional regulator codes for MATHDDHQRTDLDVLLTPAEVAKLFRVDPKTVTRWAQAGKLSSIRTLGGHRRYRRHEVENLLRAATQTEDVA; via the coding sequence ATGGCCACTCACGACGACCACCAGCGCACCGATCTCGATGTCCTGTTGACCCCTGCCGAGGTCGCGAAGCTCTTCCGTGTCGATCCGAAGACCGTCACCCGCTGGGCGCAGGCCGGCAAGCTCTCCTCCATCCGCACGCTGGGCGGGCACCGTCGGTACCGCCGCCATGAGGTCGAGAACCTTCTGCGTGCAGCGACCCAGACGGAGGACGTCGCCTGA
- a CDS encoding DUF3073 domain-containing protein — protein MGRGRQKAKQIKVARDLKYYSPPTDLSALQRELQSKSAHDDTEDTAADWAADWDGDHDWDDEDDSSSSRRRR, from the coding sequence ATGGGACGAGGGCGTCAGAAGGCCAAGCAGATCAAGGTGGCGCGCGACCTCAAGTACTACAGCCCGCCCACAGACCTGTCGGCCCTCCAGCGCGAGCTGCAGTCCAAGTCCGCCCACGACGACACCGAGGACACCGCCGCCGACTGGGCGGCGGACTGGGACGGGGACCACGACTGGGACGACGAGGACGACTCCTCCTCCTCGCGGCGCCGCCGCTGA
- the purM gene encoding phosphoribosylformylglycinamidine cyclo-ligase translates to MTDQPLTYAAAGVDTQAGDRAVELMKAAVSATHGPEVLGGVGAFAGLLDVSALKEYRRPLLASSTDGVGTKIAVAQAMDVHDTIGQDLVGMVVDDIVVVGARPLAMTDYIACGRVVPERIADIVRGIAEGCSLAGCALVGGETAEHPGLMGPEEYDVAGAAVGVVDADRLLGPERVREGDVLLGLASSGLHSNGYSLVRAVVAAQGLRWDADIPEFGRTLGQEALEPTRIYTGDLLAVLDGPEGEHVHALSHVTGGGLAANLARVIPASLGARVDRGTWEPSAVFRLMGEWGRVPLTDLETTLNMGVGMVAVVSADGADAVQRALQARGQQVRVIGEVQREVARPTNDTDVLVHGAKGVDGGEVLLTGMHPGW, encoded by the coding sequence ATGACCGACCAGCCCCTCACCTACGCCGCGGCCGGGGTCGACACCCAGGCTGGTGACCGCGCCGTGGAGTTGATGAAGGCCGCGGTCTCCGCCACCCACGGCCCGGAGGTGCTCGGCGGTGTCGGTGCCTTCGCCGGGCTGCTCGACGTCTCCGCTCTCAAGGAGTACCGCCGCCCGCTGCTGGCCTCCAGCACCGACGGTGTCGGCACCAAGATCGCCGTAGCCCAGGCCATGGACGTGCACGACACCATCGGCCAGGACCTGGTGGGCATGGTCGTCGACGACATCGTGGTGGTCGGCGCCCGTCCGCTGGCGATGACCGACTACATCGCCTGCGGTCGCGTGGTGCCCGAGCGCATCGCCGATATCGTGCGCGGCATCGCCGAGGGCTGCTCCCTCGCGGGCTGCGCCCTGGTGGGCGGGGAGACCGCGGAGCATCCCGGCCTGATGGGCCCCGAGGAGTACGACGTGGCGGGCGCCGCCGTGGGTGTCGTCGACGCCGACCGGCTGCTCGGCCCCGAGCGGGTGCGCGAGGGCGACGTGCTGCTGGGGCTCGCCTCCAGCGGTCTGCACTCCAACGGGTATTCGCTGGTGCGGGCGGTCGTCGCCGCGCAGGGACTCCGCTGGGATGCCGACATCCCCGAGTTCGGCCGCACCCTCGGGCAGGAGGCGCTCGAACCCACCCGCATCTACACGGGGGATCTGCTCGCGGTGCTCGACGGCCCCGAGGGTGAGCACGTGCACGCCCTCAGCCATGTCACCGGTGGCGGTCTCGCCGCGAATCTCGCCCGTGTGATCCCCGCCAGCCTGGGAGCCCGCGTGGACCGCGGCACTTGGGAACCCTCAGCGGTGTTCCGCCTGATGGGGGAGTGGGGCCGGGTGCCCCTGACGGACCTGGAGACCACCCTGAACATGGGCGTCGGCATGGTCGCGGTCGTCTCCGCCGACGGTGCCGACGCGGTGCAGCGGGCGCTGCAGGCGCGCGGTCAGCAGGTGCGCGTGATCGGTGAGGTGCAGCGTGAGGTCGCGCGGCCGACGAACGACACCGATGTGCTGGTCCACGGTGCGAAGGGCGTGGACGGCGGGGAGGTCCTGCTCACCGGGATGCACCCCGGGTGGTGA
- the purF gene encoding amidophosphoribosyltransferase: MARGDGTLSHDLLPGEKGPQDACGVFGVFAPGEDVAKLTYYGLYALQHRGQESAGIATSDGQQILVYKDMGLVSQVFDETSLETLQGHIAIGHARYSTTGGSVWSNAQPTLGPRPEGTVALAHNGNLVNTAELLALLDERTGGRHTRQGELRRGNTTDTVLVTALLDTEGPLDRALKEVMPLLRGAYCFTVMDERALYAARDPQGIRPLVLGRLERGWVVASETAALDICGASFVREVRPGELVVIDEQGLRCEQVLEPRPKGCVFEYVYLARPDTRISGRSVNEARIEMGRRLAQEHPVEADLVIPTPESGTPAAIGYAQASGIPYGQGMVKNAYVGRTFIQPSQTIRQLGIRLKLNPLREVIEGKRLVVIDDSIVRGNTQRAVVRMLREAGAAEVHVRISSPPVQWPCYYGIDFASRAELIANGLDVEEIARSIGADSLGYISQEGMIAATGQDRADLCTACFTGEYPVELPDPSLRGKSVLEQRTSQEQTA; the protein is encoded by the coding sequence GTGGCACGCGGTGACGGAACCCTCTCCCACGACCTCCTGCCCGGGGAGAAGGGCCCCCAGGACGCCTGCGGTGTCTTCGGGGTGTTCGCTCCCGGTGAGGACGTCGCGAAGCTGACCTACTACGGGCTGTACGCGCTGCAGCACCGCGGCCAGGAATCGGCCGGGATCGCCACCAGCGACGGCCAGCAGATCCTCGTGTACAAGGACATGGGGCTCGTCTCGCAGGTCTTCGACGAGACCTCGCTGGAGACGCTCCAGGGGCACATCGCCATCGGTCACGCCCGTTACTCGACCACCGGCGGCTCCGTCTGGTCCAACGCCCAGCCGACCCTCGGCCCCCGGCCCGAGGGCACCGTGGCCCTCGCCCACAACGGCAACCTCGTCAACACCGCGGAGCTGCTGGCGCTGCTGGACGAGCGCACCGGCGGTCGCCACACCCGCCAGGGTGAGCTGCGCCGCGGCAACACCACCGACACCGTACTGGTGACCGCCCTGCTCGACACCGAGGGGCCGCTGGACCGGGCGCTGAAGGAGGTCATGCCGCTGCTGCGGGGGGCCTACTGCTTCACGGTGATGGACGAGCGCGCCCTGTACGCCGCCCGCGACCCCCAGGGCATCCGTCCGCTGGTGCTCGGCCGCCTGGAACGCGGCTGGGTGGTGGCCTCCGAGACCGCCGCCCTGGATATCTGCGGGGCGAGCTTCGTGCGGGAGGTGCGCCCCGGTGAGCTGGTCGTCATCGACGAGCAGGGCCTGCGCTGCGAGCAGGTGCTGGAGCCCCGCCCGAAGGGCTGCGTGTTCGAGTACGTGTACCTGGCCCGCCCGGACACCCGCATCTCCGGTCGAAGTGTGAACGAGGCCCGGATTGAGATGGGCCGCCGCCTGGCGCAGGAGCATCCCGTCGAGGCCGACCTGGTGATCCCCACCCCCGAGTCCGGCACGCCCGCGGCGATCGGCTACGCCCAGGCCTCCGGCATCCCCTACGGCCAGGGCATGGTGAAGAACGCCTACGTGGGCCGCACCTTCATCCAGCCCAGCCAGACCATCCGCCAGCTCGGCATCCGGTTGAAGCTCAACCCGCTGCGCGAGGTCATCGAGGGCAAGCGCCTGGTGGTGATCGACGATTCCATCGTGCGCGGCAACACCCAGCGGGCCGTGGTGCGGATGCTGCGCGAAGCCGGTGCCGCCGAGGTGCACGTGCGGATCTCCTCGCCGCCGGTGCAGTGGCCCTGCTACTACGGCATCGACTTCGCCAGCCGCGCCGAGCTGATCGCCAACGGCCTGGACGTCGAAGAGATCGCCCGGTCCATCGGCGCCGACTCCCTGGGGTACATCTCCCAGGAGGGCATGATCGCCGCCACCGGCCAGGACCGCGCCGACCTGTGCACCGCCTGCTTCACCGGCGAGTACCCGGTGGAGCTGCCCGACCCGAGCCTGCGCGGCAAGTCCGTGCTGGAGCAGCGCACCTCCCAGGAGCAGACCGCATGA
- a CDS encoding copper homeostasis protein CutC, translating into MSVRVEIAVQDVAGLEAAARAGADRMELSVDLRRDGLTPPVELVERCAHRLRALRDVQEARAHASLHVLIRPEDSWGGEPALMARQAAESVAAGADGVVIGALTDGDTRLDLPLLEQVRDAALTAAAQHLRGIDLTLHRCVDALPDAAAREEAVRQALHLGAHRVLSSGGAVRALDGAADLRRMVAAGEGLVEIMAGGGVRADHLATLVRTTGVEDVHLSAGEPLDIDRIRAAVREAGEL; encoded by the coding sequence ATGAGCGTGCGCGTGGAGATCGCGGTGCAGGACGTCGCGGGCCTGGAGGCCGCGGCCCGCGCCGGGGCCGACCGCATGGAACTGTCCGTGGACCTGCGCCGCGACGGCCTCACCCCGCCGGTCGAACTGGTGGAGCGCTGCGCCCATCGGCTGCGCGCCCTGCGTGACGTCCAGGAGGCACGCGCCCACGCGAGCCTGCACGTGCTCATCCGCCCCGAGGACTCTTGGGGTGGTGAGCCCGCGCTGATGGCCCGGCAGGCCGCCGAGTCCGTCGCGGCCGGGGCCGACGGCGTGGTGATCGGCGCCCTCACCGACGGCGACACCCGGTTGGACCTTCCCCTGCTGGAACAGGTCCGCGATGCCGCCCTCACCGCCGCGGCGCAGCACCTGCGCGGCATCGACCTGACCCTGCACCGATGCGTCGATGCCCTGCCGGATGCCGCCGCCCGCGAGGAGGCGGTGCGGCAGGCTCTGCACCTGGGCGCCCACCGGGTGCTCAGCTCCGGTGGCGCCGTCCGAGCCCTCGACGGCGCCGCGGATCTGCGCCGGATGGTCGCCGCGGGGGAGGGGCTGGTGGAGATCATGGCCGGTGGTGGGGTGCGTGCCGACCACCTGGCGACGCTGGTGCGCACCACCGGGGTGGAGGACGTGCATCTGAGTGCCGGGGAACCCCTCGACATCGACCGCATCCGGGCCGCCGTCCGGGAGGCAGGAGAGCTGTGA
- a CDS encoding sterol carrier family protein has translation MPARRTDPEAGRAALARWAREGEPERPERRTVLGAAVRHTLALLEAENPGRAVEVRVPPYGAVQILAGVSHTRGTPPAVVETDPLTWLALAVGDLDWDQARRSGALRASGERSDLSPLLPLPGARRTAAEARA, from the coding sequence GTGCCGGCTCGTCGCACCGACCCGGAGGCCGGACGCGCCGCCCTCGCCCGCTGGGCGCGGGAGGGGGAGCCCGAGCGCCCCGAGCGTCGCACTGTGCTCGGGGCCGCCGTGCGCCACACCCTCGCGCTCTTGGAGGCGGAGAACCCCGGCCGCGCCGTCGAGGTGCGCGTCCCGCCCTACGGCGCGGTGCAGATCCTCGCGGGTGTCTCCCACACCCGCGGCACCCCGCCCGCCGTGGTGGAGACCGATCCGCTGACCTGGCTGGCGCTCGCCGTCGGAGACCTCGACTGGGACCAGGCGCGCCGTTCCGGTGCGCTGCGTGCCAGCGGGGAGAGAAGCGATCTCTCCCCGCTGCTGCCGCTGCCCGGTGCCCGCCGCACTGCCGCGGAGGCTCGGGCATGA
- a CDS encoding adenylosuccinate synthase: protein MPAIVIVGAQWGDEGKGKATDLLGERVDYVVKPNGGNNAGHTVVVGGEKFELKLLPAGILSPQVTPVIGNGVVVNLPALFEEIETLASRGVATDRLRISANAHVVAPYHQTLDKVTERFLGKRAIGTTGRGIGPAYMDKAGRLGIRVQDLFDASILRQKVEGALRQKNELLVKLYNRRAVEIDEITDGLLQYAERLRPHVVDTTLLLNDALDRGEVVLMEGGQATFLDVDHGTYPFVTSSNPTAGGACTGSGIGPTRIDRSIGIVKAYTTRVGAGPFPTELEDEWGEHLQRVGHEVGVNTGRPRRCGWYDSLMIRHAVRINGFTDLVLTKLDVLTGIPELPICVGYDVDGVRHDTMPMTQTEFHHAVPVYETLPGWSEDISGARRLEDLPTNARRYVERLEELAGCRISAVGVGPDRADTITVHDLLPESR from the coding sequence ATGCCCGCCATCGTCATCGTCGGCGCCCAGTGGGGCGACGAGGGCAAAGGCAAGGCGACGGACCTCCTCGGGGAGCGCGTCGACTACGTCGTCAAGCCGAACGGGGGCAACAACGCCGGGCACACCGTCGTCGTCGGCGGGGAGAAGTTCGAGCTGAAACTGCTGCCGGCCGGCATCCTCTCGCCGCAGGTCACCCCGGTGATCGGCAATGGTGTGGTGGTGAACCTGCCCGCGCTGTTCGAGGAGATCGAAACCCTCGCCTCCCGGGGTGTCGCCACCGACCGGCTGCGGATCAGCGCCAACGCCCACGTGGTCGCCCCGTACCACCAGACTCTCGACAAGGTGACCGAGCGCTTCCTCGGCAAGCGCGCCATCGGCACCACCGGCCGTGGCATCGGCCCCGCCTACATGGACAAGGCCGGGCGCCTGGGCATCCGTGTGCAGGACCTCTTCGACGCCTCGATTCTGCGGCAGAAGGTCGAGGGTGCGCTGCGGCAGAAGAACGAACTGCTGGTGAAGCTGTACAACCGGCGGGCCGTGGAGATCGATGAGATCACCGACGGGCTGCTGCAGTATGCCGAGCGGCTGCGGCCGCACGTCGTTGACACCACGCTGCTGCTGAACGACGCGCTGGACCGCGGCGAGGTGGTGCTGATGGAGGGCGGCCAGGCGACGTTCCTCGATGTCGACCACGGCACCTATCCCTTCGTGACCAGCTCCAACCCGACGGCGGGTGGTGCCTGCACCGGCTCCGGCATCGGCCCCACCCGGATCGACCGCAGCATCGGCATCGTCAAGGCCTACACCACCCGCGTCGGCGCCGGCCCGTTCCCCACCGAGCTGGAGGACGAGTGGGGCGAGCATCTGCAGCGCGTCGGCCACGAGGTCGGCGTGAACACCGGGCGTCCCCGCCGCTGTGGCTGGTACGACTCCCTCATGATCCGCCACGCGGTACGCATCAACGGCTTCACCGACCTGGTGCTCACCAAGCTCGACGTCCTCACCGGCATCCCCGAGCTGCCCATCTGCGTGGGCTATGACGTCGACGGCGTCCGCCACGACACCATGCCGATGACGCAGACCGAGTTCCACCACGCCGTGCCCGTGTACGAGACCCTCCCCGGCTGGTCCGAGGACATCTCCGGTGCCCGCCGCCTCGAGGATCTCCCGACGAACGCCCGCCGCTACGTGGAGCGGCTGGAAGAGCTCGCCGGCTGCCGCATCAGCGCCGTCGGTGTCGGCCCCGACCGAGCCGACACCATCACCGTGCACGACCTCCTGCCGGAGAGCCGCTGA
- a CDS encoding DUF3151 domain-containing protein codes for MSNDPTPIRAQNLLGVPPTLLPEDHPDMAVRRAIDEGADPEDLAREHPDSSLVWALLAQDALSDGEDVAAYAYARTGYHRGLDALRRAGWRGQGPIPASHAPNRGFLRALVMLGETSRRIGDEAEADRITEFLRDADPTLLD; via the coding sequence ATGTCCAACGATCCGACGCCGATCCGAGCCCAGAATCTGCTGGGTGTGCCGCCGACGCTGCTGCCCGAGGACCACCCGGACATGGCCGTGCGGCGCGCGATCGACGAGGGCGCCGACCCGGAGGACCTGGCGCGCGAGCACCCCGACTCCTCTCTGGTGTGGGCGCTGCTCGCGCAGGACGCCCTCAGCGACGGGGAGGATGTCGCCGCCTACGCCTACGCCCGCACCGGGTACCACCGCGGACTCGACGCCCTGCGGCGCGCCGGATGGCGCGGCCAGGGGCCGATCCCCGCCTCCCACGCCCCGAACCGCGGGTTCCTGCGGGCGCTGGTGATGCTGGGGGAGACGTCCCGGCGGATCGGTGACGAGGCCGAGGCCGACCGCATCACCGAGTTCCTGCGCGACGCCGATCCCACCCTTCTCGACTAA